The following proteins are encoded in a genomic region of Brachypodium distachyon strain Bd21 chromosome 1, Brachypodium_distachyon_v3.0, whole genome shotgun sequence:
- the LOC100825884 gene encoding putative cyclin-dependent kinase F-2, with protein sequence MACSKRPAPAAAADETCCKRRRFRIGSTADYEQTCCLGKGGFGAVIKARHRVTGETVAIKSPLPPDELDGEPADVLREARFLEAACDGNPHVVASHGLLHDLPTNSLCLAMEYVGGPSLHAFLQKRRHNPPLPESAVRSFMLQLLTGAKKMHERRIVHRDIKPENVLLGDDGKTAKICDLGLAMSLKTEPPYTEAGTLPYMAPEMLLGKPDYDARLDTWSLGCVMAELITGETLFGDGRDEDGQLLDIFRVLGLPDEKTWPGFTSLPHAEMPQLLFRLEEEEEGRQHKTGLGQLFTQEMLSEDGFQVLEGLLACNPDERLTAAAALELPWFAPPVVQPIEIIPPATPAKKKNVLRIKKPKKNVLRIPLAMWTKGQPV encoded by the coding sequence ATGGCGTGCAGCAAGCGGCCTgcacctgccgccgccgccgacgaaacCTGCTGCAAGAGGCGGCGCTTCCGCATCGGCAGCACCGCCGACTACGAGCAGACGTGCTGCCTCGGCAAGGGCGGCTTCGGCGCCGTCATCAAGGCGCGCCACCGCGTCACCGGCGAAACCGTGGCCATCAAGTCCCCCCTCCCTCCCGACGAGCTCGACGGGGAGCCCGCCGACGTTCTGCGCGAGGCCCGCTTCCTGGAGGCAGCCTGCGACGGGAACCCTCACGTCGTCGCCTCCCATGGCCTCCTGCACGACCTTCCCACCAACAGCCTCTGCCTCGCCATGGAGTACGTCGGCGGCCCGAGCCTCCACGCTTTCCTACAGAAAAGGCGCCACAACCCGCCGCTCCCGGAGTCCGCCGTGCGGTCCTTCATGTTACAGCTCCTGACCGGCGCCAAGAAGATGCACGAGCGCCGCATCGTCCACCGCGACATCAAGCCGGAGAACGtcctcctcggggacgacggCAAGACCGCCAAGATCTGCGACCTCGGGCTGGCCATGTCCCTCAAGACCGAGCCGCCGTACACCGAGGCCGGCACGCTGCCGTACATGGCGCCCGAGATGCTGCTGGGGAAGCCGGACTACGACGCGCGCTTGGACACGTGGTCGCTGGGGTGCGTCATGGCCGAGCTCATCACCGGCGAAACTCTGTTCGGCGACGGCAGGGACGAGGACGGGCAGCTGCTGGACATCTTCCGCGTGCTGGGGTTGCCGGACGAGAAGACGTGGCCGGGGTTCACGTCCCTGCCGCACGCCGAGATGCCGCAGCTTCTGTTCCGgctcgaagaagaagaagaagggcggcAGCACAAGACGGGGCTGGGGCAGCTGTTCACGCAAGAGATGCTGTCCGAGGACGGGTTCCAGGTCCTGGAAGGCCTGCTTGCTTGCAACCCCGACGAGCGCCTCACGGCGGCCGCAGCGCTCGAGCTCCCATGGTTCGCGCCTCCTGTAGTGCAGCCGATCGAGATCATCCCGCCGGCGACaccggcgaagaagaagaacgtgCTGCGGATCAAGAAGCCGAAGAAGAATGTGCTGCGAATACCCCTAGCGATGTGGACGAAGGGCCAGCCGGTGTAA
- the LOC100839338 gene encoding pentatricopeptide repeat-containing protein At3g29290: MAAVWSGCSTSRGCFSQELPRRSGEGTGTRPRNGGDARRVSSSMVMAGGVCVCRAAPCVLESDVTGKEEVVLGILGMGDERPGTGGSDYHKRHGLRRRPARPAVVEKDPARARSVPPASVLESPDKFVHEGSRLHFLEERDEEILSRRLINLSKSNKVRSATELFDSMRASGLQPNAHACNSLLASFVRRGYSTDAMKMFEFMKGKGLATGHTYTLILKAVASTEGYVSALQIFSEIEEGKESRGTLDVIVYNTMISACGRAKDWRQVEKLWRRLVENSISGTLMTYDLLVSTFVQCGQSELAIAAYQEMLLNGLNPSEDIMKAIIASCTKEGRWEFALATFRRMLSAGMKPNIIVFNSIINSLGKAGEDELAFRMYHLLTSSGLEPDQYTWSALLSALYRSGRCWDALELFQGIKSKHSSVLNSHLYNIALMSCERLGQWEHALQLLWMMEKNELQISVVSYNHVIRACEVACEPKVALKVYQRMTHERCSPDTFTHLSVIRACIWGSLWNKVEDILEEVEPDSSIYNTVIQGLCLRGKIRLARKVYTKMRSIGLKPDGKTRSFMLQHIAGAE; this comes from the exons ATGGCTGCAGTTTGGAGCGGCTGCAGCACAAGCCGGGGTTGCTTCAGCCAGGAACTGCCTCGGCGTAGCGGCGAGGGCACAGGAACCCGTCCAAGGAATGGAGGCGATGCCCGGCGGGTAAGCAGCAGCATGGTGATGGCGGGAGGAGTTTGTGTTTGCAGAGCGGCTCCGTGTGTACTTGAATCTGATGTCACCGGCAAGGAGGAGGTTGTCTTGGGGATTTTGGGCATGGGTGATGAACGACCTGGTACTGGTGGTTCCGATTATCACAAGAGGCacgggctccggcggcggccagcgagGCCAGCCGTGGTGGAAAAGGACCCGGCGCGCGCGAGAAGTGTGCCGCCGGCGTCAGTTTTGGAGTCACCAGATAAATTTGTGCATGAAGGATCAAGGCTGCACTTCCTGGAAGAGAGGGATGAGGAAATTCTGTCCAGAAGGTTGATAAATCTCAGCAAATCCAACAAGGTCAGGAGTGCCACAGAGCTGTTTGATTCAATGCGCGCATCTGGTTTGCAGCCTAACGCTCATGCCTGTAACTCTCTTTTGGCTAGTTTTGTCCGTAGAGGTTATTCTACAGATGCAATGAAGATGTTTGAGTTCATGAAGGGGAAAGGATTGGCTACTGGGCATACATATACCTTGATACTCAAGGCTGTTGCATCTACTGAGGGCTATGTTTCTGCCTTGCAAATATTCAGTGAGATTGAAGAGGGGAAGGAATCAAGAGGAACGCTTGATGTCATTGTCTACAACACAATGATATCTGCCTGTGGAAGAGCAAAAGACTGGAGGCAAGTGGAGAAACTGTGGAGAAGGCTAGTGGAGAACTCTATAAGTGGAACCTTGATGACATACGATTTGTTGGTTAGCACATTTGTGCAATGTGGACAATCTGAGTTAGCCATTGCTGCTTACCAGGAAATGCTCCTCAATGGGCTTAATCCAAGTGAAGATATAATGAAGGCCATTATTGCTTCATGCACCAAAGAAGGGAGGTGGGAGTTTGCACTGGCCACATTTAGGAGAATGCTGAGTGCTGGCATGAAGCCCAATATCATTGTGTTTAATTCGATTATCAACTCACTTGGGAAGGCTGGTGAAGATGAACTTGCCTTTAGGATGTACCATCTTCTAACATCTTCAGGACTCGAGCCCGATCAGTATACATGGAGTGCATTACTGTCAGCGTTATATAGGTCTGGTCGATGTTGGGACGCCCTAGAGCTTTTCCAAGGAATTAAATCCAAGCATTCATCAGTCTTAAACAGTCATCTCTACAACATAGCTTTAATGTCTTGTGAAAGACTTGGTCAGTGGGAGCATGCTTTGCAATTGTTGTGGATGATGGAAAAAAACGAACTGCAAATCTCAGTGGTTTCTTACAATCATGTGATACGTGCTTGTGAGGTTGCTTGCGAGCCAAAAGTTGCTCTGAAAGTGTACCAGCGTATGACTCATGAAAGGTGCTCGCCAGACACCTTCACACATTTATCTGTTATAAGAGCTTGCATCTGGGGATCTCTTTGGAACAAAGTAGAGGATATATTGGAG GAGGTCGAGCCAGAttcttcgatctacaacacagtCATCCAAGGGCTTTGTTTGCGAGGCAAGATCAGATTAGCTAGGAAGGTGTACACAAAAATGCGGAGCATTGGGCTGAAACCAGATGGCAAGACAAGGTCGTTCATGCTGCAGCACATTGCAGGAGCGGAGTAG
- the LOC100840049 gene encoding uncharacterized protein At3g61260 yields the protein MSSGEEYNTAFAATIAATAYAIAMREEKLAAQKKHTPVKGPTAATPVQPPIKKGESIRKPTGSSKISSWFSGKEPVEDDYEGPVNVSVRRPLKPAERKPEGTGSDKKVPLPLPPKMFDSATTVKKASSSSRKSPEKKGSKRFEQDQAIQKAPSAVRPATSYQSRRNDDGTAGVAAIAGTQTKADAWEKAKLARIREEYEKMIDTIAEWETEKKVKAKRQKEQKEIELDKMRARVLEEYNKEMARVNKIAGGARTMAEERKYNDEKKIRDKAKKIRSTGKLPRGCCF from the exons ATGAGTAGCGGTGAGGAATACAACACTGCATTTGCAGCCACAATTGCCGCGACAGCCTATGCAATCGCCATGCGAGAAGAGAAGCTAGCAGCTCAGAAGAAGCATACTCCCGTTAAGGGGCCAACTGCTGCGACTCCTGTCCAGCCACCAATCAAGAAGGGTGAAAGCATTAGAAAGCCTACAGGAAGCAGCAAGATCTCAAGCTGGTTCAGTGGCAAAGAGCCTGTAGAAGATGACTACGAGGGACCAG TCAATGTGTCGGTAAGGAGGCCACTGAAACCAGCAGAGAGAAAGCCTGAAGGCACAGGTTCAGATAAGAAAGTGCCACTGCCACTGCCACCAAAGATGTTTGATTCTGCTACAACTGTGAAGAAGGCTTCAAGTTCATCCAGAAAATCACCAGAGAAGAAAGGGAGCAAGAGGTTTGAGCAGGATCAGGCAATTCAGAAGGCACCATCTGCTGTCAGGCCAGCAACATCATATCAGTCGAGGCGTAATGACGATGGCACTGCTGGAGTAGCTGCTATTGCTGGCACACAAACCAAGGCTGATGCATGGGAGAAGGCAAAGCTTGCAAGAATCAGGGAGGA GTACGAGAAGATGATTGACACCATAGCTGAATGGGAGACTGAGAAGAAGGTGAAGGCCAAGCGCCAAAAAGAACAGAAAGAG ATTGAGTTGGACAAAATGAGAGCGAGGGTGCTGGAAGAATACAACAAGGAAATGGCAAGGGTCAATAAAATTGCCGGAGGAGCAAGGACAATGGCAGAGGAAAGGAAATATAATGACGAGAAAAAGATCAGAGATAAGGCGAAGAAGATTCGGTCTACAGGAAAGCTTCCCCGCGGATGCTGCTTTTGA
- the LOC100840352 gene encoding uncharacterized protein LOC100840352 has product MSKDLERRNTVGSTTPTSLASPSDPSRKDEKTIPRYLRASTGSCHDLCKFGHKNPSEEKLKLSGGRRKKVPAHLNNFALHGSVILDTPKDARNRNISLAKSSISLGEADRIAHKIKLVNLRSAASSEHLVARTTSADHKNANSDGRKKQLMVAPRTSANPRYPDGGPSFDKKERMPVKGSKLAEKALQEKARTVAKASTVKQSSVKRPASFPTKLNMIKQMPVSSQSSSNLISSKDKNILKGKLTSPLTSTVKGTSNSGKTGRNPMRSSNANTNGKEGSDMSRTPLAIESEFTASIKIQEDDAQDSCITGHTVESTVAELFPDATEHVEKSQTVPEETSGSDSEGGLDVSLTSSSIESELTASVETQEDDVLGSCITGYRAESALAEMSSDDTEYVDSPGLALKERSISVLEVDELESNENTEKSEASAAELLEKSIIALGLERSFDDQELETALSKSDLGHMQAQQSSDSRASTDEDVQTEHTDIYQLSEQLTAVQNADVYDSVLTEGSSTTKADGLKVNASVESVTESREDVAAHEDLQGSPELRALNEKHAEDPESCLDCTLGNIAENVKASEVFEVGNIYSAYHSQSILETSSDGELMEERKSLLIEPSDSNVQANELASFNNDGTFEQDVLKPRIVFQQSPGELSDDEFYEEYDFEPSESDQSDAGEGSTRNRNMDESPKASGQMPRRISALDLDDASATPYKLKFKRGKIVELKADSNGPRRLKFRRKAANEVVNGEGQPATRVYKRNITNSFVRIEPDLESPGVKLRHQGTQDKKDAQGLFNNVIEETASKLVGSRKSKVKALVGAFETVILLQDGNPTPSTPQAGNSAYSVHGNEEKAPEEAV; this is encoded by the coding sequence ATGTCCAAAGATTTGGAAAGAAGAAATACAGTTGGTAGCACCACTCCTACGAGCTTAGCTTCACCTTCAGATCCTTCAAGAAAGGACGAGAAGACGATACCACGTTATCTAAGAGCTTCCACTGGCTCATGCCATGATTTATGCAAGTTTGGTCACAAGAATCCTTCTGAAGAAAAGCTGAAGCTTTCAggagggagaagaaagaaagttCCAGCTCATCTAAATAATTTTGCGCTGCACGGATCAGTTATCTTGGATACACCCAAGGATGCGAGGAACAGAAATATTTCACTTGCTAAGTCAAGTATATCACTGGGTGAGGCTGATCGTATTGCTCACAAGATAAAATTAGTAAATTTGAGAAGTGCTGCATCCTCTGAACACTTGGTTGCACGTACCACGTCAGCTGATCATAAGAACGCGAACTCCGATGGCAGAAAGAAGCAACTAATGGTTGCACCGAGGACGTCAGCTAATCCAAGGTATCCTGATGGAGGCCCTAGTTTTGATAAAAAAGAACGAATGCCAGTCAAGGGGTCGAAATTGGCTGAGAAGGCACTGCAGGAGAAAGCTAGAACTGTGGCAAAAGCCTCAACTGTCAAGCAATCATCGGTTAAGAGGCCAGCTTCATTTCCCACTAAACTCAACATGATTAAGCAAATGCCTGTGTCATCTCAATCTTCTAGTAATCTAATCTCTTCAAAAGATAAAAATATCCTGAAGGGAAAGCTTACATCTCCACTAACCTCTACTGTCAAGGGTACAAGCAATAGTGGCAAAACAGGAAGAAATCCTATGAGGTCAAGCAATGCAAATACCAATGGTAAGGAAGGCTCGGATATGTCAAGAACACCACTCGCTATTGAATCTGAGTTTACTGCTTCTATTAAAATACAAGAAGATGATGCGCAAGATTCATGTATTACAGGCCATACTGTGGAGTCAACTGTAGCAGAGCTATTTCCAGATGCTACAGAACATGTAGAGAAATCTCAAACAGTACCAGAAGAAACAAGTGGATCTGATTCAGAGGGTGGCTTGGATGTGTCCCTAACATCATCCTCCATAGAATCTGAGTTGACCGCTTCTGTTGAAACACAAGAAGATGATGTGTTAGGTTCATGTATTACAGGCTATAGAGCGGAGTCAGCACTGGCAGAGATGTCTTCAGATGACACAGAATATGTAGATAGTCCTGGACTGGCACTAAAAGAAAGAAGCATATCTGTTTTGGAGGTTGATGAGTTGGAAAGTAATGAAAATACTGAGAAGAGTGAAGCATCGGCTGCTGAACTCTTGGAGAAAAGTATCATTGCTCTTGGATTGGAGCGATCATTTGATGACCAGGAACTAGAGACAGCACTCAGTAAATCCGATCTAGGACATATGCAAGCACAGCAGAGTTCTGATAGTCGAGCTTCAACAGATGAGGACGTTCAAACAGAGCATACAGATATCTATCAACTATCTGAACAATTAACTGCTGTGCAAAATGCAGATGTATATGATTCTGTATTAACTGAAGGTAGCTCCACTACTAAAGCTGATGGATTAAAAGTCAATGCTAGTGTGGAGTCTGTAACTGAAAGTAGGGAGGACGTGGCAGCTCATGAAGACCTTCAAGGATCTCCAGAACTACGGGCACTTAATGAAAAACATGCTGAGGATCCTGAGTCTTGCCTTGATTGCACTTTAGGAAATATAGCTGAAAATGTCAAGGCTTCTGAAGTTTTTGAGGTTGGGAATATTTATAGTGCATATCACTCCCAATCAATTTTAGAAACTTCATCAGATGGTGAACTTATGGAGGAACGAAAGTCTTTGCTGATTGAACCAAGTGACTCTAATGTACAAGCTAATGAGTTAGCAAGTTTCAATAATGATGGAACCTTTGAACAGGATGTTCTGAAACCAAGGATTGTTTTTCAACAGTCACCGGGAGAACTATCAGATGATGAGTTTTATGAAGAATATGATTTTGAGCCAAGTGAATCAGATCAGTCTGATGCAGGAGAAGGATCAACAAGGAACCGAAATATGGATGAATCTCCAAAGGCCAGTGGCCAAATGCCAAGAAGAATCTCAGCACTTGACCTAGATGATGCTAGTGCCACACCTTACAAATTGAAGTTTAAAAGGGGAAAAATTGTAGAACTCAAAGCAGACAGTAATGGCCCGAGAAGACTTAAATTTAGAAGAAAGGCTGCAAATGAAGTTGTAAATGGTGAAGGCCAGCCAGCGACAAGGGTTTATAAGAGGAATATAACAAATAGTTTTGTTCGCATTGAACCCGATTTGGAATCTCCTGGAGTGAAACTGAGGCATCAAGGTACACAAGACAAGAAGGATGCACAGGGGCTGTTCAACAATGTAATAGAAGAAACTGCAAGCAAGCTTGTGGGGTCTAGGAAAAGCAAGGTAAAGGCTTTGGTTGGTGCATTTGAAACGGTAATACTTCTCCAGGACGGCAATCCCACACCATCTACACCACAGGCAGGTAACTCAGCATATTCAGTTCACGGTAACGAGGAAAAGGCACCAGAGGAAGCAGTGTAG
- the LOC104581253 gene encoding uncharacterized protein LOC104581253 isoform X2, producing the protein MWSFASNAIAGSLKKKVQSSRCNLSNPDCSDDDVSSCASREEGLECPICCESFNIVENIPYVLWCGHTMCKNCILGLQWAVVKFPTLPIQLPLFISCPWCNLLSFRLVYKGNLKFPRKNYFLLWMVESMNGERAKFHSSGHEERHSLAASSGGTSSSQHHRRNPVARAESSSARDGNVVGNDSSTYSISASFQKLLVCFIQLTAKFPLVIMFLLIVLYAVPASAAVLLLYVLVTFLFALPSFLILYFAYPTLEWLVREIFT; encoded by the coding sequence ATGTGGAGTTTTGCATCAAATGCCATAGCTGGAAGCTTAAAGAAAAAGGTGCAGTCATCCAGATGCAACCTATCCAATCCTGATTGTTCTGATGATGATGTTTCTTCATGTGCAAGTAGAGAGGAGGGCCTTGAGTGTCCAATATGCTGTGAATCCTTCAACATTGTTGAGAACATCCCTTATGTCCTGTGGTGTGGTCATACAATGTGCAAGAACTGTATCTTGGGTCTTCAGTGGGCTGTTGTCAAGTTCCCTACCCTTCCTATCCAGCTTCCTCTATTCATCTCATGTCCTTGGTGCAACCTGTTGTCTTTCCGGCTGGTGTACAAGGGCAACCTCAAGTTCCCACGCAAGAACTATTTTCTGCTCTGGATGGTTGAGAGCATGAATGGTGAAAGAGCAAAGTTCCATTCTTCTGGACACGAAGAGCGTCATTCCCTAGCTGCTTCAAGTGGTGGCACCAGTTCCAGTCAACACCACCGAAGAAATCCTGTTGCACGAGCTGAGAGCTCTTCTGCCAGGGATGGCAATGTTGTTGGCAACGATTCCAGTACTTACAGCATCAGTGCGTCTTTCCAAAAGCTTTTGGTGTGCTTCATACAGTTGACGGCGAAGTTTCCACTCGTGATAATGTTCCTTCTCATAGTTCTATATGCTGTCCCTGCCAGTGCTGCAGTTCTGCTCTTGTATGTTCTTGTCACATTTTTGTTTGCGCTGCCGTCATTTTTGATCCTCTACTTTGCTTATCCCACTTTGGAATGGCTTGTCAGAGAGATATTCACTTAA
- the LOC104581253 gene encoding hydroquinone glucosyltransferase isoform X1 produces the protein MGRDEEPLIPSSARPHVLLLCSPCMGHLIPFAELARQLVADHGLSATLLFAAATDLPSEEYAALAASVPNSIDFVVLPAPPADVLPSFDSMRERVMHAVSWSIPRVWDVARSLAASTAPLAALVVDMVGVPARDVAKELGVPCYMFFTSPWMLLSLFLHLPELDAKLTKEYRDATEPIRLPGCVPIHVHELPGSMLADRSSSTYVGFLSMAKEAARVDGILVNTFCDLEPAVGEGMDCMKLPVHAVGPLVWARPIGVQEDHSRTVRWLDHRPRGSVVYVSFGSGGTLTWQQTTELALALEMTQHPFVWAIKRPDNDTVSGAFFGTQQGEDDDPFGFLPRGFIERTKGVGLLLQSWAPQTAILSHASVGCFMTHCGWNSTLESILNGVPMVAWPLYAEQKMNAAMLEVQAKVAVRVSIGPGGFASKEEIASVIRHVMDEEEGARMRKFVGEVRDRAAHAVSKDGSSAHALAQVTNVWRSFASEK, from the coding sequence ATGGGACGTGACGAGGAACCATTGATTCCGTCAAGCGCGCGGCCTCATGTGCTGCTCCTGTGCAGCCCGTGCATGGGCCACCTCATCCCTTTCGCCGAGCTAGCTCGCCAGCTCGTCGCTGACCATGGCCTCTCCGCCACTTTGCTCTTTGCTGCGGCCACGGATCTCCCCTCGGAGGAGTACGCCGCCCTGGCTGCATCTGTTCCCAACAGCATTGACTTTGTTGTGCTgcctgcgccacccgcagacGTGCTACCATCCTTTGACTCCATGCGCGAGCGCGTCATGCATGCAGTCTCCTGGAGCATCCCGCGTGTCTGGGACGTTGCCCGTTCGCTGGCCGCCTCAACCGCGCCACTTGCTGCGCTTGTGGTGGACATGGTCGGCGTGCCGGCGCGTGACGTCGCCAAGGAGCTCGGCGTCCCATGCTACATGTTCTTCACCTCTCCGTGGATGCTGCTGTCCCTGTTCCTGCACCTCCCGGAGCTCGACGCGAAGCTCACCAAGGAGTACCGGGACGCCACGGAGCCTATCCGGCTGCCTGGATGCGTGCCAATCCATGTGCACGAGCTCCCAGGATCAATGCTCGCTGaccggagcagcagcacatACGTTGGGTTCTTGTCCATGGCCAAGGAGGCCGCAAGAGTCGATGGGATTCTGGTTAACACGTTCTGTGACCTGGAACCCGCGGTCGGTGAAGGCATGGATTGTATGAAGCTACCGGTGCATGCGGTCGGGCCGTTGGTCTGGGCTAGGCCGATAGGTGTGCAAGAAGATCATTCACGCACCGTAAGATGGCTGGACCACCGGCCACGTGGATCCGTTGTGTACGTGTCTTTTGGGAGTGGTGGCACGCTAACATGGCAGCAGACAACTGAGCTAGCGCTTGCACTGGAGATGACTCAGCATCCATTCGTCTGGGCCATCAAGAGGCCAGACAACGACACAGTGAGTGGAGCTTTCTTTGGAACCCAGCAAGGAGAAGACGATGACCCATTCGGCTTCCTACCAAGGGGCTTCATTGAGAGGACGAAGGGTGTGGGGCTTCTTCTCCAATCATGGGCCCCGCAGACGGCCATCCTCTCACATGCCTCTGTTGGGTGTTTCATGACGCACTGTGGATGGAACTCAACGTTGGAGAGCATCTTGAATGGTGTGCCAATGGTGGCATGGCCACTCTATGCAGAGCAGAAGATGAATGCTGCGATGTTGGAGGTCCAGGCGAAGGTGGCGGTCCGTGTCAGCATTGGACCTGGTGGGTTTGCCAGCAAGGAGGAGATTGCTAGCGTGATCCGGCATGTGAtggatgaggaggaaggagcAAGGATGAGGAAGTTTGTTGGTGAGGTCAGAGATAGAGCGGCACATGCTGTGAGCAAAGATGGTTCTTCGGCTCATGCACTCGCGCAAGTTACAAATGTGTGGAGATCTTTTGCCagtgaaaaatga
- the LOC100826825 gene encoding uncharacterized protein LOC100826825 → MLRCGVVHGAAKAIFSPGTAAPPPPSRGRHHLLRQRTRSAEKPPGEEERVGEGSGSALPGKSVLLRAGAALFALGFVDAGYSGDWSRIGAISKDTEELLKLGAYVVVPLCVALGLSVPDDSGSES, encoded by the exons ATGCTGCGGTGCGGGGTTGTCCACGGCGCAGCCAAGGCCATCTTTTCTCCGGgcacggccgcgccgccgccgcccagccgcGGCAGGCATCATCTCCTCCGTCAGCGCACTCGCAGCGCAGAGAAGCCGCCCGGCGAGGAAGAGCGAGTGGGGgaaggcagcggcagcgcgcTCCCCGGCAAGAGCGTGCTCCTGCGGGCCGGCGCAGCCCTCTTCGCCCTCGGCTTCGTCGACGCCGG GTACAGCGGCGACTGGTCTCGCATCGGCGCCATCTCCAAGGACACGGAGGAGCTGCTCAAGCTCGGCGCCTACGTCGTCGTGCCACTCTGCGTGGCCCTCGGACTTTCAGTGCCCGACGACAGCGGATCCGAATCATAG